A section of the Telopea speciosissima isolate NSW1024214 ecotype Mountain lineage chromosome 3, Tspe_v1, whole genome shotgun sequence genome encodes:
- the LOC122656342 gene encoding ER membrane protein complex subunit 8/9 homolog — protein MGSELKYEIGQKPYMKLVLHALKHKTSSVNGILVGCLGKNDEVIDIVDAVPLSHSQIGLLPTLEIALTQIEEHFGAQGLSIVGYYHANERYDNFELGTASKKIGDHICRYFAQAAVLLLDNQKLETLPKGKDRNPVLQLYIRDASKNWKQAGLDGSIRLSIKEPSANVVLLDYISSEKWRDIVDFDDHLDDISNDWLNPDLVK, from the exons ATGGGCAGTGAGTTGAAGTATGAGATTGGACAGAAGCCTTACATGAAGCTTGTCCTACATGCCCTAAAGCACAAGACATCCTCTGTTAATGGCATTCTTGTTGGTTGTCTTGGCAAGAATGATGAAGTCATTGATATTGTTGATGCAGTCCCTCTTTCTCACTCTCAGATTGGCCTCCTCCCAACTCTTGAAATTGCACTAACTCAG ATAGAGGAGCATTTTGGTGCACAAGGTTTAAGTATTGTGGGTTATTACCATGCAAATGAGAGATATGACAATTTTGAACTTGGGACCGCTTCGAAGAAGATTGGCGATCATATATGCCGTTACTTTGCACAGGCTGCAGTGCTTCTG TTGGATAACCAAAAGCTTGAAACCCTGCCGAAGGGGAAAGATCGGAACCCTGTCTTGCAG CTTTACATCAGGGATGCATCAAAGAATTGGAAGCAAGCTGGGTTGGATGGAAGTATTAGGTTAAGCATCAAGGAACCGTCAGCCAATGTAGTCCTGTTGGATTATATTTCATCTGAAAAATGGCGAGACATTGTTGATTTTGATGACCACCTTGATGACATTAGCAA TGATTGGTTGAACCCGGATCTCGTGAAGTAG